The DNA segment TCCCCCAGCATTATGACAGCTCATTTTggacaataaacaataaatacagcTACATTGACAGTCTACAGATGAGATTCAAAAACACACTTCTACAGAAGTCAGAATGAGCACAGAATATCATCTAATTTGTACTTCATTTCTACCTTCTTCTATTCAGTCCTTTTATCAAAGATGAAATACACCATAagctgtttaattaaataaaacagacaGCACATTTGTAAAAATTCTCAAAAACTACAttcatataaaatgtaataagatTATTCTACAGAATAAGTGATAAGTGGTTTGATGAGGTGAGTTTGTCTGGTTTTGGTGAAGCTCTTCAGGTCGAGTTGCTGTTAACTGTGAGCTTCAGTCACACACTCGCTCTCCTCTGGAATATCCTGCagatctaaacaaacacatacagaccAGAGTTGAAAACTTAAGTACTTGATGAAGCCACAAGtgtttttatgtttgatatatataGGATATAGGATATAATATtaaggatgtcccgataccattttttggagaatGAGCAAAAGTAACGATACTTCCTTTTACTTACTCGCTGGTACCgattagggatgggcgatacctgttgtttgttttttttgtaatgttagAGTTTTCAAAAACAATACTGTGAGACTGATTTGACTGATTTTGAGTGTTTATGTTTCAGTAACTGTTACTCAAAAGACATcataaagaaaaaagtaattttagctgtcacaaaatgtttaaaaagcacatttaatttttttctaaattcattATGTTTTAACAAATTGTGTTttccgttttatttttttctgaatttcgtATTTGACAGTTtcattcaattttatcatcaaaagggtgtctaaataaataaataaaaatgtttatttataatttaaattgtaaataatctatgaaaacagaacaattaataatcaacataacattgcattattttttattatataaagtaCATTTGTACAGATTCTcaaagcacaatccaaaatacaacactgaagtttttttggtcaaatagagtgctgcacagcagagcatcacagatgtgatatGTTGCTGAACTGTAacataattattatgtttttattagtaGTACTATTATtcttattacagtgaatattacataactatacagtagtgatatatttctgttgtatttttccatttaaattaaaaaaaaaatgttttggcaaaaaacaaaacaaaacagtgatgCCCTTTAAGTTTGTATGTTTGTGACGTCAGCTTCTCACCtctggaaaagcaggtcgctaaatgacacagtgtgattattaaaccacaaaaggctgcgatttaattaaaaaaatatgtagtgTGTATGTGCTGCAAGATTCAAGGTGAATGCacactctgctcactgtcatctactacacacaagAGCGTACGCTCATAATGAGGTTTTTTCAGTGTTTAAGTGGCCGTCTTCACACATTCACCCTGAAGTGTGcatcacatgcagactgtattcTTATTTCATTACACTgtagcctttgcggtttaataatcccactaggacataacgtgattttaatttgttggCTGCGTTTACGCAATGAATTTTATACATATTGGTATTGGTGTTTGGAATCTGAGCCTTTTTTACAAGTACGagcacaagtacatgagcgcCGTATCAGGCCCAATTAATCCCTATAAAATACTGCcacacaataatacaaaaacaagagATACAAATCCTAAGGAATTTAGTGATTCTAATTCTACTAAACAGATCTGTTCCTTAACGattccattaacaattcttttagGAGGCGAGACTAGGGGTTGaggataatgtcaaataatcttttagTGATTTGATAAATTGTCCTTCTTTATGACCAACTCAAGCGCTctaataaatatttcacaattaATTTGATAATCTGATCTATAAATCTAACATTTTGGTCAGTTAATAAATTCATGGATCAGTAAGGCATGAGCCAGACTGATTGGTGTCATGGTAAAGTTTACAGAGCTAATCCACCccaatataactttttattttaataaatgaagaTTGCATATGTACGTTAGTGGATGTACATCATGGGCGTAGACACATCTGTTCGCATTTTGCTTTGCATTTCTACCTTAAATTCGAtgaatattacaattttaaattcgACAGCTTAATCTCTatgttgtttattaaaagttaacATTATCGCCAGATGATCACACTTTCACTGGCTGCTACCATACAGGATTTTATTGTGGCTGTGAAGTCGGAGCAATGTTCTTCAATGTTATGACTGAGTCTTTGTTATCTTATATGTATTCATGATACAGTTACTTTTGGCACAAATAAATGTTTCCTACATCAAAAGACAGCACGTGAATGTGTAGTAGTATGTGAGTTAAAATTTTGTACAATTGCCCCAAGCCTCCCTTAATTGGTCCTGACTATATACTTAACAAATACACtaagcaaaaataaaaactctctttttttttttttcctttttttttttgtaaaaactaaatatctaaacatccttacagcaaaaaataaataaataaaatagagatGTAAAATGACCTAAAGATATTAACTCTTGTTATCagggaaatctaacaaaatttggtgtggtttacgcttaaaacaagaaaaaaatgatttgccaacggggtaagaaaaataaaccagttttccctttgaatcaagttttttcttacaccattggcaaatagttttttcttgttataagcataaaagttacaaacatttgttacatttctctgaaaacaagaaaaaatatctcatgtcattctgcttctcTAGTCAAATCatattgttttaagaatgtttagcaaaacaaagacaaaaatcctcagtaagaaaatgattttttgcagtgtggtgcTGGTCCAGCTGGTGGACTAGCATGGCCATGCTGTTCATCACCAGTAAAAAATGTTGGTCTTTCTGATGAACCATGTTGACCAAGTGAGTATTGTTGGTTAAAGGCCTAAGTATACTTTGGATTTCCGAGTGCTGCAAGTCTCGCTCACAGTGTGCAAAACACACATTTCACTATCAGCACAGTGTGCAAGGACTGTCTGcatgcagcctagtttttctGGACACGCAGACAGTCTGCATCTGTGCACGTCATCTGTGCCTGTCATTGACTGCTACAAGACAATCACAAAGCAGCTGCAGTACACATGCGTAAAACGTGTTCGTATGGGTTTGTGGTCATGAAGTACACCCTAGCTTTAAGAAATCTGGTAAGGGCCACAGACTTTTCAACATGGTGTTGCTTCATGCAACCAGCAAAGACAATGCAATAGAAACGTGTTGTGCATTTATTGTGTATTTACAGTGTGCAGGAGATAGAGCACTGTAGGCTAGAGGAGGGAGAGTATGTGAGATGTTTTGTAGGTCTCACCTCTAGGACCGTCAGCTGTCTCGCAGTCCTCCTGACATGCTGTCTTCTGGGAGGTCAACAGGTCACGTGTGTCTCTGCCGTCCATAGTGTCCTGAAGTCGCAGCTCTTGCAGATGTTTTTGCAGCTGAATTTGCGTTCTGTCGCCGCTCTTGTGCTTGTCCTGGGAGGCCCGCAGGTGCATCACTTCCTCCTGCAGCAGGTTGTAATTGTGCTGCAACTCTGTCAGATCACCTTGTGTGCCCTGTGCCTCCTGCACAGCTGCTGTATCCTCCTGCATGTACAGCTCCAGGAATGAGTCCTGCCTCACTACTGCAGCCTGCACACAGACAGAATCACATTTAACATTCAGTCATAATTATTGCTGTATAAACACAACAGGATGAATCTtacaaaaggaaagaaaaataaaatcaaagaaaagaaaaataatattttgcataaagaaaattaagaataattttcggacccatctggcaccaacaatcatgccacggtccaaatcactgagatcacttttttccccattctgatggttgatgtgagcattaactgaggctgctgacctgtatctgcatgattttatgcactgcactgctgccacatgattggctgattagataatcacatggatgtttgttggtgccagatgggctggtttgagtatttctataactgctgatctcctgggattttcacgcacaacagtctctagaatttactcagaatggtgccaaaaacaaaaatcatccagtgagcggcagttctgtggatgaaaatgccttgttgatgagagaggtcaacagagaatggccaaactggttcaaactgaaaaagtctatggtaactcagataaccgctctgtacaattgtggtgagaagaatatcatctcagaatgctattctgagatgcgggttggcgcagttttggaggcacaagggggacctacacaatattaggcaggtggttttaatgttgtggctgatcggtgtatgcaaaaggtttgaaaatataatttaattgtgctGGAATAGCATTTCCAGCACATAATtccattaaacacaatacagaatttaagaaGTGCTGCATACACATACACTGCTGGACATTGTAGgtagacaaatgtaaaaaatgtatgtgtgtgagaaaaCTGTTGTAGCAaaattttactttctagaaatccacagtgctaaaagtgctaGAAATTGAAGAAAAACCCATATAATAACTTTGTGTTACTGCTTCACAAATCTTTCTCAGAAATACATGTTATATGAAAGTCTGCATCTCACCTGCAGAGTGTGTAATTGAGTGCTGAGGTTCACCAGCCTTTGGCACACCTCCTGAAACACACATAGACAGTTTAGACAGTTAGCTGTGTTTTCTATCTTTATCTTCAGCGCTTTTAggaaataaagattttttaagGTTCTACCTCATTTAAAGTCTTGTCCAGCAGCTGGTTCCCGTTCCTGTCCTGTGAAACACGTTAGATAATGCATTGAAATGTCTCACAATGACAGAGCAGGGGATTTGCAAGCATTTCTGTCTTTTGTCCCATATGAAACCCTTACCTTGTGTGACTGACTGTTTATATCATGAGTGCCGTTAACCGATATTGTTCCTTcatctttttaaaaaagaaaaaaaaaaaggagaagagATGAGGATTACAACACATAATCATTTAATCTAAGGATCCAAAGAATCCAACTATATTTGTATAGTTAATGTCTTGTTTATCCTGACACGGGCCAACCGGAAACGGTTATCaacaataatctcaaaatgggcAAATATCAGCCGGCATTGCAATTATCACTAATTTAGACATTCTTTTGCAGATAATGAAATCATTAACGAATGTTTAATACTAAATGAAGCTGTTTGTTAATGGTGTATAATGTACCTGTTGTTTTGGAGGTGAACtgggcctctgtctgcttctgcTGTCCATTTAACCTGCATGTCTGTGGACGATCAATGCCGGAGCCCAATAGCACTTCACTCAGTCTGTCCACTGAATGTTTGGGATCAAAAAGAAAACCATTACCATTATGCTCATCACTACTGAGCACTAccattgtctgtgtgtgtgtgtttttttctcccaatatggaatgcccaattcccagtacttagtaggtcctcgtggtggcacggttactcacctcaatccgggtgactgagacagtcaatccgcacatcttatcacatacttactgtgcatgacaccgcagagactcacagcatgtggaggctcatgctactctccgcaatccacgcacaacttaccacgcaccccactgagagcgagaaccactaatcgcgaccgtgaggaggttaccccatgtgactctaccctccctagcaaccgggccaatttggttgcttgggagacctggctggagtcactcagcacaccctggattcgaacttgtgactccaggggtggtagtcagcggcaatactcgctgagcttcccaggcccttATTGTCTGTGTGTTAAGCACTCCGCTTCTCTCTTACCCTCAGCAATGGCATCAGTCAGCAGCCGTTCAGCCTGGGGAGCATATGGCGTATCTGCTCGGAATATATTCCTGGAGTTTGTGGGAAGAGAAACATTTTGACCTCTGGTGACCTCTGCCAGATCAGAGAACAATGTGACGCGCTCCTGTAACAGCTCCAGGACCTCACGATCCTTCTGCTGGATGTCAGCTAGAGAGACAGATCTTAATGGATTAATTACACTAAAACTTTCACAAGTGGAAACATCCAGTACTGATCCCTATTGATATTCAATTTGCTTGTCAAGAATGTTTGCACAATGTTACAATAATGTTACAAAGTAAAGGTTAATCTTCATGAAagagaaacaatcttttaaatagaGTTGTtagaaaaagattaaaaatatacaccttaatttttactgtatttttaccttcattttatatttataaatatatataaatatttatgtcatttgactttcataataacactgtacctTTTAATATTTGTTGCTAATTAAAACCAGCTGCATTTAGAAGCGTGACAAGTGTCCCAAAGCTCAGTGGATGAACAACCCTGACAGTGACCGAGTTCGTGTTCACGATATGATACGTTAACAAACTTTAACTATCTAGTTTCATGTTaatgttcatgttgattttgaaaaaaaggaaaacattttataataaatatttgtttataaataCCAGATTTCATTTTTACTATGATCTACTATTGATGAATGTGTCCAATTCATCAGTTATCTGTCTTTTCCACAAGCTTAGTATCAGTATCAGctaaatccaatatcggtcaacTTGTACATTTTCATgccaatatatttaaatttgagaagaaataaataaaataaaataaagacagtacgaaagaaagaaaatacagaatgaaagaacaaattaaataaagaaacaaacacagaaaagagaaagagacagaacaaaagaaaaagaaaataaagagaaagaaaacagacAGAACGAAAGACAGACAAAGAAAATAGATagaatgaaagaaacaaaaagtaaagacagaacgaaagaaagaaaaaaagacagaatgaaagaaaaaaggaaagaaaacaataaagaaaaagaaacaaagaaatgaaacaaacaaagaaacaaacaaaaggaAATAAAGAAAGAACGAAAAGAACGAAAAGAAAAGACAGGACAAAAGGATgatagaaagaaaataaagacaaagaaagaaaataaagacagaacgaaagaaaaaagaaagaatatatagacagaacgaaagaaagaaagaaaagaaagaaagaacaactTCGAGGCAAGCAAAACAAATTGACACTGGTCTAACATACCTCTGAGTCTGCGTAGCAAAGCTTTGTCCTCAGTCTCAATCAGAGGAAAATCCTCTCGTGAAGGACAGCTGGGAGACAGAGAGAGCTTGAGCACAGAGCCACAGACTGAAACAGGAGTTTAACTGCACAGATATGTTTGAGTGTTAGAGATTCGAAGGTTGACTCTGACTTGCTCACTGTCTGCTGAATGATCTTCATCCAGGTGCTTCTGTCCTCTTTGGAGGCGGCGTGGAGCTCGTACATCTCTGGAGGCGTGGAGTGACTGATGAGGAACATCCCTCGCTCCTGATTGGCTATGTCCCTTACGATCAAATTCTGAAGGCACAGCACTGCTGGTTTGTCCTGAGACGAGACAGACATACGGTCCTGATCACACATTCAGTTTGATTTTTATGTAATAAGGTGCAGATGAGATAAATGAAAACAGTAGGTGTGCGCCAAGAAAGGCAGAGACTCACCAGACatggaaaaatatatttctgGTCTTTTTCTTGCATGAACACCATGATGTCTGTCATCAGCAAAACCTGCACATCTACACAAACCAGATAGGGTTACTGATGAATCTAGCGAATCCAGTGTTCACACACATCAACACTAATGGCACCTTTGAGTCTGGATTGCGCAGTCTTCCACAGCAGTGTTCCCTCGTGAACGAGTCCCCTGCGCAGCAGCTCTCCTCCACGAAATACTCCTCCACCCTTAACCTCCGTCTCAGCCCGTGGGTCCAAACGAGACTGGATTTCCTGCAGCCGCTGCGCTCGCTCCAACTCCTGAACCTGCTGATCCACTGAGCGCAGCAGCTCCCGGATCAGAGCCAGAGACTGAACCAGACACTTACTCTCCTCTTCACTTCCTGCAGagttaaatacaaatctgttctcAGACTGGCTCATATTGGAGCAAGATTATGAACCCTGTCCACAGATGCACATTAAATAAATCAGAAATTATAAAACAGATCTGGTCCTGGAAGCTAATTGGTCAATAACGCATTTCAGTCGTGTTAAAACAGTTAAAGCTATGATAGGAAACACCTTTTTATCTAGCTTCTGTAAATATCACTGCACAGCACCCATAGAGACCAACTTAACCTCAGTTTACAATCTAGATCTTCTAGCGGAAGGATGACACTATGAATCTGCTTCAAATAACACTTTAATACAAAGACTCTTTAGTATTTTTGTGGTGTAGTTACTGTTTTGTAAAAGTAGTAAGAAACTCAGGggtaaattcactaaacagttgcaccacttagTGTTTAAATGCAACAACCTGTGCATCATTTACTAAATCACCCGCAACAGTAttcgtccactttttcagccatcttggttctggacgtatttttcccattcattcttTCCCATTGGgctttcataaaatccttcataaaagagttccaaaccaatcagctctgaggtgaatcacaacattacaaactttgattttaagcaaaaaagtgtttgaaaatcagacaaaaagacaaatggtACAAGACTGCGTACTCAACatctttaataagggaatgaCTTGCAGTCCTATGAAGCATTGCCAATGAAGcaatcga comes from the Myxocyprinus asiaticus isolate MX2 ecotype Aquarium Trade chromosome 15, UBuf_Myxa_2, whole genome shotgun sequence genome and includes:
- the arhgef2 gene encoding rho guanine nucleotide exchange factor 2 isoform X2 → MQGHLCEAQTSAAQIKTACNVTIHNRCRDALANCAKMKQKQQRLALVRNTATLHNVTLRSKNPIKKERPSSAIYPSETLRQSLLGSRKGRSTLSLNKSVSTNNIAGSLNDDSPLGLRRILSHSTDSLNFRNRAMSMESLNDEGEMYYTSMLEELEKDGKDFEADSWSLAVDSSYLQSQRKDVIKRQDVIYELIQTELNHVRTLRIMEGVFRRGMLEEVLLEMGVVHAIFPCLDQLLSIHSRFLSQLLLRKNHSLAPGSTRNFTIQQLGDILVEQFSGQNAEEMRKCYVEFCSRHLKAVKLYKELLARDKRFQQFIRRVSRGSLLRRHGVQECILLVTQRITKYPVLIQRILDNTKGSEEESKCLVQSLALIRELLRSVDQQVQELERAQRLQEIQSRLDPRAETEVKGGGVFRGGELLRRGLVHEGTLLWKTAQSRLKDVQVLLMTDIMVFMQEKDQKYIFPCLDKPAVLCLQNLIVRDIANQERGMFLISHSTPPEMYELHAASKEDRSTWMKIIQQTVSNCPSREDFPLIETEDKALLRRLRADIQQKDREVLELLQERVTLFSDLAEVTRGQNVSLPTNSRNIFRADTPYAPQAERLLTDAIAEVDRLSEVLLGSGIDRPQTCRLNGQQKQTEAQFTSKTTDEGTISVNGTHDINSQSHKDRNGNQLLDKTLNEEVCQRLVNLSTQLHTLQAAVVRQDSFLELYMQEDTAAVQEAQGTQGDLTELQHNYNLLQEEVMHLRASQDKHKSGDRTQIQLQKHLQELRLQDTMDGRDTRDLLTSQKTACQEDCETADGPRDLQDIPEESECVTEAHS
- the arhgef2 gene encoding rho guanine nucleotide exchange factor 2 isoform X1, with the translated sequence MSRVSDPLPKTRQERMKDTNLKNKEKERLKAREKETKEREARYSNGHLFTSLTVSATTLCSACNKSITAKEALSCPTCNVTIHNRCRDALANCAKMKQKQQRLALVRNTATLHNVTLRSKNPIKKERPSSAIYPSETLRQSLLGSRKGRSTLSLNKSVSTNNIAGSLNDDSPLGLRRILSHSTDSLNFRNRAMSMESLNDEGEMYYTSMLEELEKDGKDFEADSWSLAVDSSYLQSQRKDVIKRQDVIYELIQTELNHVRTLRIMEGVFRRGMLEEVLLEMGVVHAIFPCLDQLLSIHSRFLSQLLLRKNHSLAPGSTRNFTIQQLGDILVEQFSGQNAEEMRKCYVEFCSRHLKAVKLYKELLARDKRFQQFIRRVSRGSLLRRHGVQECILLVTQRITKYPVLIQRILDNTKGSEEESKCLVQSLALIRELLRSVDQQVQELERAQRLQEIQSRLDPRAETEVKGGGVFRGGELLRRGLVHEGTLLWKTAQSRLKDVQVLLMTDIMVFMQEKDQKYIFPCLDKPAVLCLQNLIVRDIANQERGMFLISHSTPPEMYELHAASKEDRSTWMKIIQQTVSNCPSREDFPLIETEDKALLRRLRADIQQKDREVLELLQERVTLFSDLAEVTRGQNVSLPTNSRNIFRADTPYAPQAERLLTDAIAEVDRLSEVLLGSGIDRPQTCRLNGQQKQTEAQFTSKTTDEGTISVNGTHDINSQSHKDRNGNQLLDKTLNEEVCQRLVNLSTQLHTLQAAVVRQDSFLELYMQEDTAAVQEAQGTQGDLTELQHNYNLLQEEVMHLRASQDKHKSGDRTQIQLQKHLQELRLQDTMDGRDTRDLLTSQKTACQEDCETADGPRDLQDIPEESECVTEAHS